The window TGCCAACTGCCCACTGGCCACCTCCATCTGCAAAGTCAATtgtcacctcaaactcaacatctcTCTAATAGTActcatcttttccctttctccaaatgTTGAGGGTCTCCACATACTCCTAGTCCATCAGGTTTGAGACCTTGTAGTCATTCATGacccttcttttctctcatatCCAATCCGATGCCAAGGCTTGTCAGTTGGGCCCTCCACaacacttttttccccccaaacatCCCATCCCTTTGCTCATTAGGACTATGACCTTGGTTAAGGCCTCACTACCTCTCATCTCAACTAGGACaaaagcttcctaattggtctctgtgCTTCCCAGTTGTCCCCCTCTTCAATCCATACACCAGACAACTGTCAGATTTATATTCCTAAAACCATGTCTGATCATGTTTGtcccctcctcaaaaatcttcTAAAATGAAAAGTAAACTCCCCAGGCTGGTATTTAAAGACCATTACAATCTGTCTCCTACTTACCACACCAGGCTAATTTCACATTAGTCCCTTTCACATTGTTCAAGCCCAACTGGCTTAGTAGCTCTCCCCAAAACTACTAGCTATAGCCTAAACTTGACCTGCCACCTCTTGCCCTCATTCCCTATGTTTGGGGTGCAGTGCATCTGATTTTCCTTTCTGCCTTTTAGGGTCTTTGGCTTTCCTCAAGGCTTGGCTCCTGAGCAAGGGTCTTTCCTGACTTCCCCAGTCCCCATCTGTGAATGCTGTCTCTTTCCCCTAAAATGACTTTGTATTATACCTACCCAGTAGAACAGAAGCTACTTAAAGACGGGGCCTCCCTTTGCACATACTGCATGCAAAGCAAACACGGGAAGCCTGAGGTTCCAATCTCAGCAGCACTACTTCCTAGCTGGGTACTCACACACAAGACCCTAGACTCTGTCActgtcttctctgtaaaatggggtcaacACCGATCATGGCAGTACAGTATAGTAGGTGAAGCACAATCATAAGTGACAGACTGGGTTGCTGGTCTAactcagtggagggagtttccccatgctgatgaaatcacaggatggacaaaaagaaaacacatttaaagTGTGACATAAACATTGGCAGCATCATTATCCTGGGAGTGAAATAAAGGGCCTTTCACTGATCCCCAAGACCTTGGCCTCTAGGTCTCAGTCCCCTGCGTAGCTTCTTTAGGGTCACATAGAACAAGTACATGCCTGGGCATGTTACTGGCTCTATCAGGCTTGGGGAATGGGCTACTTTGCTCTAGTTCTGGCCTCTATTCCTCTGCCATGAAGCAAAACTGAAATCTATATAGAAATCATCCCAAACCAGGGCAGCCTGGACTCCTCTTAGATGGTTCTAGGATGCTGACAGAGGAATATAGAGATGTCTTCACTCTCTCTGTTGTTTATTCTTCCAGTGGGCAACCCAGGAGGGCTGTTGGAATTCAGCCACAAGCTCAGAAAGCTCAGTTTTACCTGGGCCCGGATCAGTGATTCGAAACTTGGCTGGAAGTAGTCAAGGCGGCTGCTGTAGAAACGAGGCATCTCCTCCAGGAGTTGTCTGTTCTTGGCTTCAAAGTCATCCTTCACAGGCCGAAGTTCTTCTCGTACCTGTCCATTGTACGCTGAGTCAGGGTCCCAGACTGGGTGATGGGCATGGAGGTGGGGGGACCAGATCTACTTCCCAAGTAAGGGTGGAGAACCCACTTGGGGACCCCCCCCAATCATGTTTTAGCCAGcccccttcctcacctcccaaACCAGTGGCCGTGTGGGTGGTTGTGGTGGGTTTTTGCTGTCCTAGTACCTGATGGAGTTTGGCCAGGACTGGccctgtcttttccttttcctcatacTTTTCCACCTTGGACTGCAGCCGCTTGTAGTCCTGCAGGGCCTGTTCTCGCCTCTTTACCGCCATGTTGAGGCTGGGGAAGACACTACCAAACCTGCCAGAAAGAGGGTAGTAGGATGAGTAGATGTTGCCTTGGGAAAAAAGTAGCATTTCTCCTGCCTGGATGGTAccaggaggggagaagaggcagaGGGCAGGTTCTACAGACTAGAGAAGGCCTCAGAGATCACCTGGTGCACCTCCCACAcagtacagatgaagaaactccggGTCAGAGGTctttgatttgtccaaggtcacccaagcaTTAAGTAGCAGAATGTAGATTCTCCAACTCCAAATCCTACATGCTTTTCCACTAGACTTCAGCCTCCAGGAAAAAGGAAGGACTAAAGGCAGCAGCACTTAACTGGTCCTAGGGTGGCACCTTACAAGAGCATGAACTAATATCGACACTTTGTTCTTGCTCAGCTTGTCAGTGTGTCCAgtgtgctttttttgggggggtggggagaggggatggcaggcaatgagggttaagtgacttgccgaggatcacacagctagtaagtgtcaagtatctgaggccagattttaattcaggtcctgactcaagggctggtgctctatccactgtggcacccagcttccccccaatgtgcttttttttgtttggtgaggcaattggggttaagtgacttgcccaaggtcacacagtaagtggcaaatgtctaaggccagatttgaactcaggtcctcctggatccagggccagtgatttatccactgcactacctagctgccccctaatgtgcTTTTACTTTGAtgttcatgatctcatttgggtctAACAGTTACTTATGAGCTAGGTAGGgcaggcttttcttttcttttcttttctttttgggtgaggcaattggggttaagtgacttgcccagggtcacacagctagtaagtgataagtgtctgaggccggatttgaactcaggtcctcctgactccagggccagtgctttatccactgcgccacctagctgcccccgggcagGCTTTATTATATATCCATTAGCCTGTAGAATTACACATGAGCAAAGGATCACAGAACCATGAGAGCCCTTGGAAATGATCTAGGGCaaattccctcatttcacagaagtgAAAACTTTAGCCCAGACAGGGAAAGTGATTGGCTGGAGGTCATAGCGGCAGAGGCACAGTGGAAAAGAACTCTGGTGGCACTCTGGTCAGAGAGCCTGGGTGTGAATTCTCATACTGCCCTCCATTGTGAGTGAGGGCACATTACTTAAGCTCTGGGCCTTTTCCACTACTCAGACTTAGGGAAGATGGGATCCATGACCAACCAGACTTGAGAATATAAACTGAACACATATGGCTTCTTAGAGAAGTGACCCACTGACCCCCAGGACCTCTTGCCTCTTAGATCCCATCTTTGAGACCATTGGATACGGTATCAGTAATTTGGCCATTTCAAAGTAAAGGAATCACTTATTTACTAATTGTTGGTAGCCAGGGCTGATACTCAGAAGTCTCCTGAAGCATTTtaaatgcccccccccaatatttatGCTGAAAAACTgtacagaggcagaggcagaaatGACTTTCTTCCCTTGGGCAATCTAGAAGGGCCATTCTTGAGGTCCCAGCTCTTTTCACTAAGACCCCATAGATGATCTCTGGATCCCAAAAACTATGTGGATCCAATGAACATATATTGAGGAACAAATAATGCTGCTGAAGTTTTCCCCAAATCTGGAACATGATCACCATTCAAACaaaaagtttacaaaacattGTTCTTGGGTTAAGAATTattcaatgaggggcagctaggtggcgcagtggatagagcaccggccctggagtcaggagtacctgagttcaaatccggcctcagacacttaacacttaccagctgtgtgaccctgggcaagtcacttaaccccaattgcctcactaaaaaaaaaaaaaaaagaattattcaaTGATGCCTGAAACCCAGGCAAAAGAAGAAGAGACTATGAAGCTGACTAGAGACATAGAAGAAAAACCATCGACCTGTTCACATGGGACTTTTCTGTAAGCAAAGAGAATATTCTGAATAAACCATGTTCCTCCACTGAAGTCTTCCTCAGATGCTTcaccaggggtgtgtgtgtatgtgtgtatgtgtgtagactGACCCTGAGGACAGGAAAGACCTGTCCAGTGGGAGAAGTTTCTGAATTGGCACAGTAAAAAACTGCAGGTAGAGTAGATAAAGGGAAGCCTAGCTAAGGAGAAGCTTTTCACTCTGTGGGTGGGCATGGCAACCCTTGAAAACCACCCTCCAAGTCACAGAGGGATCATAATCAGTGCCGGTGGAGGAGTATCTACACCAATAAAATGACTATGGAAGTAACTGCAGCTGGGGCCTGTTTCAAAGTTTCACCATCTTTAGATGGATAGCTGTGGTCCCGGATGAAATACCAAAGGTGCATCGGTCCCTGCTGGTCAGTACTGTCAGAGTCTACTGTAGTGTGGTGATTCTAAAAACCAGGGGCCATCATGGGGTGCGATCTGGAAGGGGGCTGATCTCAATACTTGCATCGGAGGTTGTTACTATGAGGCAGTCTCAGAGAAAGATTTCTTCCcactcctcctctctctctgagAGGACTCTGACAGACAACTGACAAATCACGTGGCTCACAGAAGGTGGTGTAGGCAGAACTGGGACTCTACCAAGGTGCTCCCACTGGGGAGTAAACCATTAGAACAGCCCCACTGGAAAGGGGCTTTCATCAGATCTAGGACATGGTGACTGACATGGGTGACTGTGGTCACAGGAAAGGAAGACAGAATAGGAATCTGACATAGGTGAGTGGCTTCTCCTGTGTTCTCCCTGACGGCCCACTTTCCACCCTACTACTTCAGGAAAGAGGAGGCATCCCTTTGGAAGAGATGTGAAAACACTTGGAAAGTAGAAGGCTCTCAGTAAAGTCTCAGTATCTGGAGAGGTGTAGCGGAGTAGAAAGAGCActtgctgggcttggagtcaggggaaAACCTGGCTTAAATCCTAGCTACCAACACTCAGCCCTGTGATCCAAGTGTCAGGCCTAGCCCTGTGATTCCAAGTCAGTCACCTTAtcttttcaacctttgtttttataaaagaataCATGAATTGGCTGCCTCCCAGATTTATAAACTTTTAAGCCCTATAGAAATGTGGAGAGTAGAAGAGACCAATCCAGTAAGGAAATAGTTAATGGTCCTTCCTTAGGGCGCACCAGCCCAACAGTACATCCACCTTCTCCTATACAATTTATCCTGTTGTATGCATTTTCCAAAGCCACGGCCCGCACAACCCCAGGAGGTTGTATGGCAAGTATCCAGTGGTCTAAGGGCATAACACCCATTTTTAGGCGCAGGGAGAGGGAGTCTAAGGGCCCTAGCAAACCCCCAAGTTCTCATCTTGGGAATAAGGCTCGCCTCCTCCACAGAAGTCAACTGACTATGCTTGCAGCCGTTTCTTTTTCATGATGCTTGTTTTGCCCCCTGACGTTGATGTCCCCATGCCAAACCAGGGTGCCCAGGATGGGCAGGTGGGTACAAAGCCAAGATGGAAGCCAGGATGTTACTCTGAGAATCTAAGATGAAATGATGGCCAAGCAATAGTGGACTTGGGCGATTCTTTCAGCTCATTGTCAGGCAGCACAGAATGACCAATACTTCTGGGATTCGTCCCAGCTCTTCTTTTCTCTGAGGTTTTTCATGGCTCATTGTAGATTAATCACCAATAAATTTCCATTCATATGGATTCATTCAATTTTGGTGTTCCCCTTGGGGGTTGATTTCATGTCTTTCTTggggtggagaaactgaggcaggccaggggggtggtggtggtggtggtggtggctgtgcTTAAACCAAGGCATCTGATAAGTCAGTGGTGGGACCAGGAATCAAGAATTCCTGGCTCTCAATACTGGCCCACTCAGCCCCCACCTCTCTACTCTCTATTTATAGGAGATGGAACAGCCTTCACCAACTCCCAAGTTGTGGGCAATATAAATAACCACGGTGTTGCAAAAGGAGTTGGTATGAAAGCAGGAAACCTCAAAACTGGCCTTCTGTAGTTTGGGAGAACACAGGTTTTGGGGGTAGTGTGGTTCAATGGAAACTACACTGGATACTGGAGTTTCGCTCTGTTATTTAACACCTTGGGGTGGAGCGGGACGGTGGGCTTATCACTGAACCTCTCTACCcaagtctcctcatctgtaacatcagggaactggattagatgacctcccaAATCCAAATGTAGGATCTTATGACAGCACCTGGCTAGTTCCAAACACCTGAATGCCCTCTcagcaatggtccaagataggaCATTCGTGCTGGCTTCTCTCCAGAAAGACACGGTAGCTTCCAGGATCTTGTGACTAgcacccaagtcttctgacttccctGCCCAGTGGTCGTTCTACTAGACCATGCTGCCTCACATGACACCTTGTAGTGGttagtttttcatttttacagtattttcttctctctactgGAATGTAACTGAGATAacactgcacatagtaggtactcattAAGGATATGATTCGTTATTTTGCCCATCTCTTGCCTGGCCCAGGGCTGGCTAACACACTCCCTCCCCTGGGTAAGTGTggggtaggaagggaaggagggagggagaggccgGCTGGGAGGTGGGTTGGGAGCAGCCGGCCCTGGTGGGGAATGCCTGCCATTCCTCAGTCTGTGCCCACACAACCGGGATCTTCCACCCAccaggaaagggaaattaaaagCATCCCAATCCAACAAGAGCCCGGAGGAGCAGAACACCCAGCTCAGAGAATGGGGGATTAGAGGCCGAGCCCCCCCGGAGGTGGGAAGGAGGCTGTGAGGGGGCAGCCGTGTGGCCGTGTTCTTCATTAGGGGAGGACAGGAAAGCTGCTGTTTCCTGCTTCCGGTCCTGGGGTCCCCAGGAGGCTCCCCACTACCAAGACGGAAGCAAGAGGGGAGGGTGGAGAGGGGCTGCAGTCAGTACTAGTTTGATGTGGTCAAGGAGATTGCATGTCgcctggggtggggtgaggagctAGTCTACAGGCTCACCGGGAGGTCAACGGATCTGCCCAGGGAGATCTCAGCTTCCACCCCCTGCCACTCGCCCACCTTCCTGGCAGGTGGTGGGCTGCCATGGTGGTGGGAAGCAGCCGGGACTTCTCTCAGCTGGGCACCAGCTACAAAAGCCGTGGTCAGGGATTGGATTTCAAGGCCGTTTGGTGTGTGTGAAATTGAATCAGATGCTGCCGGGCTGGCTTTTCTTGCCTAGATTTGCCAGGCCCTgtgcacctagctgtcctttgcCTGCCACATGCCAGCTCAGGCACTGTGTGCAGGTTAATGTGACTATCTCATCCTTGGTGGAGAAGCAGGGTCTCTGGGTATGGCTTCTGATGTCCAGAAGGCTATACACTGCTGCCCACCTGCCTTCCTGGCTTTCTGTGGAGTCTTATCTCAGGAGGCTGGGCTGCCAAACCACAGAGCTGCCTGATTTATTTAGATCCTGGCTTCCTGACCAGTACAGCTGCCACTCTTGTCATCCCATGAGCCTCTCCACAATAGATCCAAACAATATACCTCGTCCCTCATCTTATCCTGGTATTTTGTGTTGAGGGGTGACTGTGTGGCAGGGAAAGCAATTAACTTTGGTAGCAGGAGAGAAACTGCTCTGGCTTGAGTCACACTTAAGGCTTCCAGTCATTTCCTGAAAACGCTGGTGATGAGGAAAGGTCAGAAAGAACCCTGTGCTGGGGTGAGGAGAGCCTCCTCTGAATGCCAGCCCCTGGACCTGGGCAAGGATGGATAGTTTCTGATTCCCCAAATACAGAAACTGTTCTCTCTTGTCTAATTTGGGGGACCCTGATTTAGCCCTAATGATAATTCAGCAGATTCTGCTTATCCAGGTCCCAGATGAGTCAACTGCAAGGGACCACCATAGAAGAAGTAATAATGTGCAGCTGTTGAACTGGAGCCTGGATCCTTTCTAGGTCAAAGCCAGTTTGGGAGAGGCCAGAGAAGAAGATGAAGTGAGGTGGGAGCTTCAAGGCAGCTTTCCTGTCTCCTGCCACCCCCACACCTACTTTTTCCTCTCAACTTAGGGGACCTAGGGAGCAAGTCTGTCTCTCTGATCATCAGCTGGAGACACTCCCAACAGAGCAGATGGATCCCACTGCAGAATTTATGAGCCCTTTCTAGTCAAACAATCATGCTggtgctccccccacccccatctctcctGCCCGGCCGCTCCCTTATTTCTGAAGTACAATACTCCAGACAGCTGTTCTTCCACTCCTGACCAGAGATGAAAGGCCTCTTGCACCTCCACTGAGGGCCGGCCAAGATCTCTGCTAGCTTCATTTGGCAAATTTAGGCCTTACTGGGCTTTGAGCagacagccaaatgaccatgGTTGTAATGGCAGATAGAGGtgtggctgcctcagtttctgcaaggACAAGAAGCTACAAGACAGCGAGCAGAACTCTGGGGGAATCACAGGTCTCATGGCCTTCAAGGATTGTCCCTCTGCAGCTCGGTCCAGTTGGGTCCTCAGACTGCTGCCAGCCTGCTCACCTCATCCCTTGCCCACTGCCAACCCCACTTGAGTTTTCCCCTTTATAATAAAGGGAACATCCCCAGCAAAGCTCCCTAAGAATACCAACCCTCAGGGATGGCTGCTACTCACTTTTTTAAGGGCTCAATCACTGTCTTTTGGATCTGGTTCACCTGTCAAAAAGAAAACAGAGTGGAGTCAAATTCTGGGCAGCAGGTGGTTGCTTGGGCATTCTGGTTCCACTTCCTCAGACCAAACTCTGAAGCTGGTTTGCAATGGGCATAGAGGTCAAAAGGTCTGAAGAAGGAGACAAGGTTCTTTACCTCCTCCATGGTCACCCCGCCCCTTCACTCCCCAGGGCATTTAATGATGGTCAGTTAGAGGACATGGACATTAAGGGCAGGGTGTATAGTATTTGTGTCTGTATCTCCAggatctagcacagtgccttgttgTTTGTCTTCTGTTactgaagaggatcatgacagatgtcatgacttgcagtgaattggatttaaaggaaGGAGGGtggtacaaggtcaccaacctcaccttctcctccagagccatctgggttcagtggcaagatatagatcatggctggagatggccctggctTATTATATACAGTGCCTTCTATgtaatatatgcttaataaatgtggaattgaatgaaaaaaagtgCTAGTCATACTGGAGACTATAGTGGGTCTGTGTGGATAGCCAGAGATCCACTGGGCTCAGGCAAAGACTTCTTACCTATCACTGGGTAAGACTAGGGACTAGATGGACCATTCTGAGGATCAAAAGTGGTACTGCAGATAGCATCTGTCATGGTGTTACACATATTAATGCTGGCTTCAACACTGATCTAATCTGGCACTCACATGGTCATCAGCTCAGtggcctctgaggctgagaaagctGTAATAGGAACCCTGGTAGGGACAAGCCAGACAAATGCTAAGAAGCATTTTAGGCTGGGCAGTCACACAATATGGAAGTATCTGGAGAGTAGGGCAAACTGCATTGAGAAGTGGGGCCTACTTGGAGTCTACAAGAGCTGCCAACTGGTTTGAAAGAAGacatgagaagaaaaggaatgcCCTTGGATGCTGAAGACCTCATCACCTTTTCCTGGTTAAAGGCGTCCATCCGTTTCATGGCTGTATCTAGCGCGGTCACCATGTTTAAAAACTCCTGGTCTTGCTCACAAAGTGGGTTGGAGAGGAGATCAGCAGAGATCTTCACAGCTGATTTGGACATGGCTGTGGGAAGGGAAAGCTCAGAGGGTGAATGGAAGGCCAGAGAACAAGGTTATTTAAGTTTCTAGCCTTCTACAGTCCAGATGACATTAACACTTCAAATCTTGCTGCCCACGTATCTGGGGGCTAACTTGCCAGGCATGAGAAGGGCAAAAAGCCGGGAAATAGCAGGCCAGAGCCTGAGAATTAGATACTGATGGCTACTTAGTGCTTTTTATGTAAGAAAGTAACATGTCTTTAGATCCTGACACTGACCCTGAGAAGCAGGCAgtgcaggtattattattttcattttacagatgaagaaacaggttcagagaggttaactgacttgctccacatcacacagctgttaagtggcACAGATGGGACTCAACCcaaaatcttctgactccaaatccagaattctttttaTTATCCCCACAGATGATTTTGTGATGGTCCTGGAGGAAAGCTGGCATAGCACAGGTCACTTGGATCCTCCCAGCATGGGTGAGAATCAAAGTGATGCTCATTTTCCCCAGGTTCTCCTTTATAAGGATCACCAATCCTCAGAGTTGAAGGTTCTCAAGTGATAATAGATAATATATCTGATAAATGGTCACTAGTCTCTATTTGAAttacctccagtgatggggaaagCAACCCTTTCTATTTAAATTATACCCACTGGTCCTAGTTCTAACATACGGAGCCACAAATGATCAATCCAAATAACTCATCTTGCATCTGTTAATGCTAAAGTACAGCTGTGGCTAGCTTTTTAAATCTTCTCTAAGCCAAGCAtcctcagttctttcaactgCTTTTCCTATGATGTAGCTTTAAGGAGCAATGCCAGccagttcttcctaaaatgtggtacccagagcAAAATATACTGGTCCCCATAGAAGTGAATAGTTGTTAAAATGGCCACTATTTCAGGCTGCCATTTTTTGAAAGTGAATGGAACTATGTGTTGATCAACCGTGATAGGCTTAattcttctctgcaatacaatggtacaagatagttccgaaggactcatgatggaaaatgctctccaaatccaggaaaaaaaagaactgtggaatatggatgcagattgaaccatactatttcttttgtttttggtgctgctgtttttcttttttgaggtttttccttttttgctctgattcttctttcacagcatgactaatgcagaaatatgtttaatgtgattgtacatatataacctatatcagattgcttgctgtcttggggagggggagggaaggagaaaaatttgaaactagaaatcttataaaaacaaatattgaaaactatctctacatgtaactggaaaataataaaatacataataaatacatacatatatacatatatatatatatatatatatatatatatatatatatatatatatatatataaaaagaaagtgaCTGGAACCAAGAATCAAGAGATCTAGTCTTTAGTCCCAGTcctgaccttggggaaatcacttaacctccagaagtctatttcttcacctgtaaaataaaaacacacaatCCACCCCAGGATCACAGTATCAAGTTAGATAAGTGATTTGAATAAGCTCTGAAAATATATCACCATATACCACATTAAGTTTTTTCATATAATACTGTCTTAAAGGACTAACTTTGTAGAATTGACAATGGATTGATACCCACTTGGTATGACATAGTTCTGATTGGAGCTACAGGCAAAGGTCTCACTAAGTTTTTTCAGTTCAATGAAGCTATGGTAAGATTCTATAAAAGGACAGAATGTCCATGTCTTT is drawn from Dromiciops gliroides isolate mDroGli1 chromosome 2, mDroGli1.pri, whole genome shotgun sequence and contains these coding sequences:
- the BIN3 gene encoding bridging integrator 3 isoform X2, which encodes MSKSAVKISADLLSNPLCEQDQEFLNMVTALDTAMKRMDAFNQEKVNQIQKTVIEPLKKFGSVFPSLNMAVKRREQALQDYKRLQSKVEKYEEKEKTGPVLAKLHQVREELRPVKDDFEAKNRQLLEEMPRFYSSRLDYFQPSFESLIRAQVVYYTEMHKIFRDLTQQLDQPGHTDEQREQENETKLSELRALSIVADD
- the BIN3 gene encoding bridging integrator 3 isoform X1; this encodes MSWIPFKIGQPKKQIVPKTVERDFEREYGKLQQLEDQTKKLQKDLKKSTDADLAMSKSAVKISADLLSNPLCEQDQEFLNMVTALDTAMKRMDAFNQEKVNQIQKTVIEPLKKFGSVFPSLNMAVKRREQALQDYKRLQSKVEKYEEKEKTGPVLAKLHQVREELRPVKDDFEAKNRQLLEEMPRFYSSRLDYFQPSFESLIRAQVVYYTEMHKIFRDLTQQLDQPGHTDEQREQENETKLSELRALSIVADD